The Polaribacter tangerinus genome has a segment encoding these proteins:
- a CDS encoding bifunctional UDP-3-O-[3-hydroxymyristoyl] N-acetylglucosamine deacetylase/3-hydroxyacyl-ACP dehydratase, which produces MSKKQKTIQKEVTLSGVGLHTGNNVTMVLKPAPVNHGFAFSRVDLEGTPIIEAKAEYVVNTQRGTNLEKNGVQIQTSEHVLAAAVGLDIDNLLIEIDASEPPIMDGSSKFFVEALEKAGVKEQDAYVDEYVVKEVISYKDEATGSEIILMPSDTYQVTTMVDFGTKILGTQNATLEQISDFKTEIAAARTFSFLHEIEMLLENDLIKGGDLNNAIVYVDKELSTSTMQKLKKAFNKDNISVKSNGILDNLTLHWANEAARHKLLDVIGDLALAGTRIRGKVIANKPGHGVNTNFAKKLAKIIKAEKRNNVPYYDLNQPPLLDIHQIMDILPHRPPFLLIDRIIELSDKHVVGMKNVTMNEHFFVGHFPGAPVMPGVLQVEAMAQCGGVLVLNTVPDPENYLTYFMKMDNVKFKQKVIPGDTLTFKCELITPIRRGICHMQAYAYANGKLVAEAELMAQIARKK; this is translated from the coding sequence ATGAGTAAGAAACAAAAAACAATTCAGAAAGAAGTAACATTATCGGGAGTTGGATTACATACCGGAAACAACGTTACAATGGTTTTAAAACCTGCACCAGTAAATCATGGTTTTGCATTTAGTAGGGTAGACTTAGAGGGAACGCCAATTATAGAGGCAAAAGCAGAGTATGTTGTAAACACTCAAAGAGGTACTAATTTAGAAAAAAACGGAGTCCAAATACAAACATCAGAACATGTTTTGGCAGCTGCCGTTGGACTGGATATAGATAATTTACTGATTGAAATTGATGCCTCTGAGCCACCAATTATGGATGGATCTTCAAAGTTTTTTGTTGAAGCTTTAGAAAAAGCTGGTGTAAAAGAACAAGATGCTTATGTAGATGAGTATGTAGTTAAAGAAGTAATCTCTTACAAAGATGAAGCTACAGGAAGTGAAATTATTTTAATGCCGTCAGATACTTATCAAGTAACTACAATGGTAGATTTTGGTACAAAAATTTTAGGTACCCAAAATGCTACTTTAGAACAAATTTCTGATTTTAAAACAGAAATTGCTGCAGCAAGAACTTTCAGTTTTTTACACGAAATTGAAATGCTGTTAGAAAACGATTTAATAAAAGGTGGCGATCTAAATAACGCTATAGTATATGTAGATAAAGAGTTGTCTACTAGCACGATGCAAAAACTTAAAAAGGCTTTTAATAAAGACAACATCTCTGTAAAGTCTAACGGTATATTAGATAACTTAACACTACATTGGGCTAATGAAGCTGCAAGACATAAGTTATTAGATGTTATTGGAGATTTAGCTTTGGCAGGCACAAGAATTAGAGGAAAAGTAATTGCGAACAAACCAGGCCATGGTGTAAATACTAACTTTGCAAAGAAATTAGCGAAAATTATTAAAGCAGAAAAAAGGAATAATGTACCTTATTACGATTTAAATCAGCCTCCATTATTAGATATTCATCAAATAATGGATATTCTACCACACCGACCACCTTTTTTACTAATAGATAGAATAATAGAGCTTTCTGATAAACATGTGGTTGGAATGAAAAATGTAACTATGAACGAGCATTTCTTTGTAGGACATTTTCCTGGAGCACCAGTAATGCCTGGAGTTTTACAAGTAGAGGCGATGGCACAATGTGGAGGAGTATTGGTTTTAAATACCGTACCAGACCCAGAAAATTACTTAACTTATTTTATGAAAATGGATAATGTGAAGTTTAAACAAAAAGTAATTCCGGGAGATACGCTAACGTTTAAATGTGAGTTAATTACACCTATCCGTAGAGGTATTTGTCATATGCAGGCATATGCTTACGCAAACGGTAAGTTGGTAGCAGAAGCAGAATTAATGGCACAAATTGCTAGAAAAAAATAA
- the lpxA gene encoding acyl-ACP--UDP-N-acetylglucosamine O-acyltransferase: MNQPLAYVHPQAKIARNVVIEPFTTIHNNVEIGSGTWIGSNVTIMEGARIGKNCRIFPGAIISGIPQDLKFNDEETTVEIGDNVTIRECVTINRGTSDRMKTVIGDNCLIMAYCHIAHDSYVGNNCIFSNNSTLAGHVTIGDNVVLAGMVAVHQFASVGKHAFVTGGSLVRKDVPPYVKAAREPLSYVGINSVGLRRRGYSTEKIREIQNIYRILFQKNYNYTQAIDIIEAEMEATPERDEIIQFIKDSHRGIMKGYFNAN; this comes from the coding sequence ATGAATCAACCATTAGCATACGTTCATCCGCAAGCAAAAATTGCTAGAAATGTTGTAATAGAACCATTTACAACCATTCATAATAATGTTGAAATTGGTTCGGGAACATGGATAGGCTCTAATGTTACAATTATGGAAGGAGCGCGTATTGGAAAAAATTGTAGAATTTTTCCGGGTGCTATTATTTCTGGTATTCCTCAAGATTTAAAGTTTAATGATGAAGAAACTACTGTAGAAATTGGCGATAATGTTACCATAAGAGAATGTGTAACTATTAACAGAGGAACTTCCGACAGAATGAAAACCGTTATTGGAGATAATTGTTTAATCATGGCGTATTGTCATATTGCACACGATTCATATGTTGGAAATAATTGTATATTTTCAAATAATTCTACTTTAGCAGGTCACGTAACTATTGGAGATAATGTAGTTTTAGCAGGTATGGTAGCTGTGCATCAATTTGCCTCGGTAGGTAAGCATGCATTTGTAACCGGAGGTTCTTTAGTAAGAAAAGACGTACCACCCTACGTAAAAGCTGCAAGAGAACCACTTTCTTACGTTGGTATAAACTCTGTAGGTTTAAGAAGACGCGGATATTCAACAGAAAAAATTAGAGAAATTCAGAATATATATAGAATTTTATTTCAAAAAAATTACAATTATACCCAAGCAATAGACATTATTGAAGCAGAAATGGAAGCAACTCCAGAAAGGGACGAAATAATACAGTTTATTAAAGATTCCCACAGAGGAATTATGAAAGGGTACTTTAACGCAAATTAA
- the efp gene encoding elongation factor P: protein MATTSDIRNGLCIRYNNDIYKIVEFLHVKPGKGPAFVRTKLKSVTNGKIIDNTFPAGRKIDDVRVETHKFQYLYSEGETYHFMNEQDYSQIQLQKNALDTPELMKEGEIVTIIINAEDDMPLSVDMPASVILEVTATEPGVKGNTATNATKPATVETGASVNVPLFINEGDKIKIETTKGTYQERIKE from the coding sequence ATGGCAACAACATCAGACATCAGAAACGGATTATGTATTAGGTATAACAATGATATTTATAAGATTGTAGAGTTTTTACATGTAAAACCAGGAAAAGGTCCTGCATTTGTAAGAACAAAATTAAAAAGTGTTACCAACGGAAAGATTATTGATAATACATTTCCTGCAGGTAGAAAAATTGATGATGTTCGAGTAGAAACTCACAAATTTCAATATTTGTATAGCGAAGGTGAAACTTATCATTTTATGAATGAGCAGGATTATTCTCAAATTCAATTACAAAAAAATGCACTAGATACTCCAGAACTAATGAAAGAAGGAGAGATTGTTACTATAATTATTAATGCGGAAGATGATATGCCACTTTCTGTAGATATGCCAGCTAGTGTAATTTTAGAGGTAACTGCTACCGAACCAGGTGTTAAAGGAAATACGGCAACCAATGCTACTAAACCAGCAACTGTAGAAACAGGAGCAAGTGTAAACGTACCCTTATTTATTAACGAAGGTGATAAAATTAAGATAGAAACTACAAAAGGAACCTATCAAGAACGTATAAAGGAGTAA
- a CDS encoding UDP-3-O-(3-hydroxymyristoyl)glucosamine N-acyltransferase, protein MKFSTPQSLAEIATLLNIEFLGNPDDQILGINEIHVVQKGDIVFVDHPKYYDKALNSAATTILINKKVECPEGKSLLISDDPFRDFNKLTNYFNPFIASKVSISETAIIGEGTVIQPNVFIGNHVKIGRNCLIHPNVTIYDHTVIGNNVTIHANTVLGADAFYYKNRNTGFDKLISGGTVIIENNVDLGASCTIDKGVSGNTTIGEGTKIDNQVHVGHDTLIGKKCLIASQTGIAGCVVIEDEVTIWGQVGTNSGITIGKGAIILGQTGVTKSVVGNKTYFGTPISESREKLKEMAGIKRFLKEERHKT, encoded by the coding sequence ATGAAATTTAGTACTCCGCAATCGTTAGCCGAAATTGCCACTCTTTTAAACATTGAGTTTCTAGGCAATCCTGATGATCAAATTTTAGGAATAAATGAAATTCATGTGGTACAAAAGGGGGATATTGTTTTTGTAGATCACCCAAAGTATTATGATAAGGCCCTAAATTCTGCAGCAACTACTATTTTAATAAATAAAAAGGTGGAATGTCCGGAAGGTAAATCATTACTAATTTCAGACGACCCATTTCGCGATTTTAATAAGCTTACAAATTATTTTAATCCTTTTATAGCCTCTAAAGTTAGTATATCAGAAACTGCCATTATTGGAGAAGGAACTGTAATACAACCCAATGTTTTTATTGGAAATCATGTAAAAATAGGACGTAATTGCTTGATTCATCCGAATGTAACAATTTACGATCATACGGTAATTGGTAACAATGTAACTATTCATGCCAATACAGTTTTGGGAGCCGATGCTTTTTATTATAAAAACAGAAACACTGGTTTCGATAAATTAATTTCTGGAGGTACAGTCATTATCGAAAATAATGTAGATTTAGGTGCTTCTTGTACGATAGACAAAGGAGTATCTGGAAATACAACTATTGGAGAAGGTACAAAAATAGACAACCAAGTACACGTTGGGCACGATACCCTAATTGGCAAAAAGTGTTTAATTGCCTCACAAACAGGAATTGCTGGTTGTGTAGTTATAGAAGATGAGGTAACTATTTGGGGGCAAGTTGGTACTAATAGCGGAATAACCATAGGAAAAGGAGCCATTATTTTAGGACAAACAGGAGTTACAAAATCGGTAGTTGGCAACAAAACATATTTTGGTACACCAATATCAGAATCTAGAGAAAAACTTAAAGAAATGGCAGGAATAAAACGCTTTTTAAAAGAAGAGCGTCATAAAACCTAA
- the sucD gene encoding succinate--CoA ligase subunit alpha: MSVLVNKNSKIIVQGFTGSEGTFHAGQMIDYGTNVVGGVTPGKGGQEHLGKPVFNTVLEAVQKVGADTSIIFVPPAFAADAIMESADAGIKVIICITEGIPTADMVKVKAYIADKDCRLVGPNCPGVITPDEAKVGIMPGFIFKKGKVGIVSKSGTLTYEAADQVVKQGYGITTAIGIGGDPIIGTTTKEAVEMLMNDPETEAIVMIGEIGGNLEAEAAQWIKADGNRKPVVGFIAGQTAPAGRTMGHAGAIVGGADDTAQAKMKILAENGVHVVSSPAKIGEMVAQVLKK, encoded by the coding sequence ATGAGTGTTTTAGTAAATAAAAATTCAAAAATTATAGTTCAAGGTTTTACTGGTAGTGAAGGAACTTTTCATGCAGGTCAAATGATTGATTATGGAACCAATGTTGTTGGAGGTGTAACACCTGGTAAAGGTGGTCAAGAGCATCTAGGCAAACCAGTTTTTAATACTGTTTTAGAAGCTGTACAAAAAGTTGGTGCAGATACTTCAATTATTTTTGTACCACCAGCTTTTGCAGCAGATGCAATTATGGAATCTGCAGACGCAGGTATTAAAGTAATTATTTGTATAACCGAAGGTATTCCTACTGCAGATATGGTAAAGGTAAAAGCTTACATTGCAGATAAAGACTGTAGATTAGTAGGACCAAACTGCCCTGGTGTTATTACACCAGATGAAGCTAAAGTTGGAATTATGCCAGGTTTTATTTTCAAAAAAGGTAAAGTAGGTATTGTTTCAAAATCGGGTACATTAACTTATGAAGCTGCAGATCAGGTTGTAAAACAAGGCTATGGAATTACTACAGCTATTGGAATAGGTGGAGATCCTATTATTGGAACTACTACAAAAGAGGCTGTAGAAATGTTAATGAATGATCCTGAAACAGAAGCTATTGTAATGATTGGTGAGATTGGTGGTAATTTAGAGGCTGAAGCGGCTCAATGGATAAAAGCAGATGGAAACAGAAAACCAGTAGTTGGTTTTATTGCAGGACAAACTGCACCAGCAGGAAGAACAATGGGGCACGCAGGAGCAATTGTAGGTGGAGCAGATGATACAGCACAAGCAAAAATGAAAATTTTAGCAGAGAACGGAGTTCATGTTGTAAGCTCTCCTGCAAAAATTGGCGAAATGGTAGCACAAGTATTAAAGAAATAA
- the fabG gene encoding 3-oxoacyl-[acyl-carrier-protein] reductase — protein sequence MKLLENKSAIVTGATRGIGRSIAVEFAKQGANVAFTYSSSVTAANELEEELKTYGVTAKGYQSNAANFDAAQELAKSVLAEFGSIDILVNNAGITKDNLLMRISEEDFDKVIEVNLKSVFNLTKAVIRPMMKQRAGSIINMSSVVGLKGNAGQANYAASKAGIVGFSKSVALELGSRNVRSNVIAPGFIETEMTAKLDEATVQSWRDGIPLKRGGQPVDIANACVFLASDMSAYITGQTLSVDGGMLT from the coding sequence ATGAAATTATTAGAAAATAAATCAGCTATTGTTACTGGGGCAACAAGAGGAATTGGAAGAAGTATTGCGGTTGAATTTGCCAAACAAGGAGCAAATGTTGCTTTTACGTACAGTTCATCTGTAACAGCGGCAAATGAATTAGAAGAAGAATTAAAAACCTATGGTGTTACCGCAAAAGGGTATCAGTCAAACGCAGCAAATTTTGATGCTGCTCAAGAATTGGCGAAATCTGTTTTAGCAGAATTTGGTTCGATAGATATTTTGGTAAATAACGCAGGTATTACAAAAGATAATTTATTAATGCGTATTTCTGAAGAAGATTTTGACAAAGTAATAGAGGTAAATCTAAAATCTGTATTTAATTTAACCAAAGCAGTTATTAGACCGATGATGAAGCAAAGAGCTGGTTCTATTATAAATATGAGCTCTGTGGTTGGTTTAAAAGGAAATGCAGGGCAGGCAAATTATGCGGCTTCTAAAGCAGGTATTGTTGGCTTTTCTAAATCTGTAGCCTTAGAATTAGGTTCTAGAAATGTAAGAAGTAATGTAATTGCTCCAGGTTTTATTGAAACAGAAATGACTGCTAAATTAGATGAGGCTACCGTACAATCTTGGAGAGACGGAATTCCGCTTAAGCGTGGAGGTCAGCCAGTAGATATTGCAAACGCGTGTGTTTTTTTAGCTTCAGACATGAGTGCATATATTACAGGACAAACCCTTTCTGTAGATGGTGGAATGTTAACTTAA
- a CDS encoding vWA domain-containing protein, producing the protein MQASQLLLIILALFISVVVAFFQYFYKNENKTKVYYWLFSLKFLAVFLLLILLINPKIKKTELNNRKPILNLLIDNSQSIAFFNSENKVKSFYKDILDNKELNDKFSLNTFVFDAEVSLLDSLSFNKSSTNIYKAISSVDRLSKNKIAPTVVFTDGNQTNGLDYEFLNVKQPIYPIVFGDTARYKDLKISQLNVNKYTYLHNTFPVEVFLNYEGKENITSNFVIRNDGKKIYSRKITFSETQSSKNLQINIDASKKGIRYFSASLEPFNQEKNILNNSRNFSVEVIDEQSKILILSSVVHPDIGTLKNSIERNKQRSVFFSHINAFTGNIDDYQLVILYQPNQDFKDVFQQIKNTNSNFFLITGANTNWSFLNKQQLGFEKKAITSKEEFSAYYNSKFLTFLQEDIGFNNLPSLVDYFGEINFSVGHQELLFQQINGIQTQQPLVSVLEKEGRRTIVLFGEGIWRWRSSSYLASNNFKDFDTFLNTIVQFLALKKKRERLSLNFETLYAANDNIQIGAFYTDNNYQFDSRAFLELTLVNTNTKKEVDYAFSLQGNSYQLTLQNLEAGSYTFKVSVSGQQIAKTGAFKITPFNAEEQFTSANHNKLLSLAEKSSGKLFYSTQSMQLVEELLENKNYFTVQEAKEKEFFLIDWKLLLFLLVTLLSIEWFVRKYFGKI; encoded by the coding sequence TTGCAAGCATCACAACTTTTATTAATTATTCTTGCGCTTTTTATAAGTGTTGTGGTAGCTTTTTTTCAGTATTTTTATAAAAATGAAAATAAAACCAAAGTTTATTATTGGTTATTTTCATTAAAATTTTTAGCCGTATTTTTATTATTAATTTTACTAATTAATCCAAAAATTAAGAAAACTGAACTTAATAATAGAAAACCAATACTAAACTTATTAATAGATAATTCTCAATCTATTGCTTTTTTTAACTCAGAGAACAAGGTAAAAAGTTTTTACAAAGATATTTTAGATAATAAAGAGTTAAACGATAAATTTTCTTTGAATACTTTTGTTTTTGATGCCGAAGTTTCTTTACTAGACTCCTTATCCTTTAATAAATCAAGCACCAATATTTATAAAGCAATTTCATCAGTCGATAGATTAAGTAAAAACAAAATAGCTCCAACGGTTGTTTTTACAGATGGAAATCAAACAAATGGATTGGATTATGAGTTTTTAAATGTTAAACAACCCATATATCCTATAGTATTTGGAGATACTGCTCGGTATAAAGATTTAAAAATAAGTCAGTTAAATGTAAATAAGTATACTTATTTACATAATACATTTCCAGTAGAGGTTTTTTTAAATTATGAAGGGAAAGAGAATATAACTAGCAACTTTGTAATTCGTAATGATGGAAAAAAGATTTATTCAAGAAAAATTACATTTTCTGAGACACAATCTTCTAAGAATCTTCAAATAAATATTGATGCTTCTAAAAAAGGAATTCGCTACTTTTCAGCTTCATTAGAACCCTTTAATCAAGAAAAAAATATATTAAATAATAGCAGAAATTTTTCGGTTGAAGTTATTGATGAGCAATCAAAAATACTAATTTTATCCTCTGTTGTTCATCCAGATATTGGAACTTTAAAAAATAGTATTGAACGAAATAAGCAACGATCGGTATTCTTCTCTCATATTAACGCTTTTACTGGAAATATTGATGATTATCAGTTGGTTATTCTATATCAACCCAACCAAGATTTTAAAGACGTTTTTCAACAAATAAAAAATACAAATTCAAACTTTTTTTTAATTACCGGTGCCAATACAAATTGGAGTTTTTTAAACAAACAACAGTTAGGTTTTGAAAAAAAAGCGATTACTTCAAAAGAAGAATTTTCAGCATATTATAATTCAAAATTTTTAACATTTCTTCAAGAGGATATTGGTTTCAATAATTTACCAAGTTTAGTAGATTATTTTGGAGAAATTAATTTTTCGGTCGGTCATCAAGAATTATTATTTCAACAAATTAATGGTATTCAAACTCAGCAACCATTAGTGTCTGTTTTAGAAAAAGAGGGGCGGAGAACGATTGTATTATTTGGAGAAGGTATTTGGCGTTGGCGTTCAAGCTCTTATTTAGCAAGCAATAATTTTAAAGATTTCGATACGTTTTTAAACACAATTGTACAGTTTTTAGCTTTAAAGAAAAAAAGAGAGAGATTGTCCTTAAATTTTGAAACCTTATATGCTGCTAACGATAATATTCAAATTGGTGCTTTTTATACAGATAACAATTATCAATTTGATTCTAGGGCATTTTTAGAGTTAACTCTTGTTAATACTAATACAAAAAAAGAAGTAGATTATGCATTTAGTTTGCAAGGAAATTCATATCAGCTTACTTTACAAAATTTAGAGGCCGGAAGTTATACCTTTAAGGTAAGTGTTTCTGGGCAACAAATAGCAAAGACTGGTGCATTTAAAATTACCCCTTTTAATGCAGAAGAACAGTTTACTTCAGCAAACCATAATAAGCTTTTATCATTGGCAGAAAAATCTTCAGGAAAACTTTTTTACAGTACTCAAAGTATGCAGCTTGTGGAAGAACTTCTAGAGAATAAAAACTATTTTACGGTACAAGAGGCTAAAGAAAAAGAGTTTTTTTTAATCGATTGGAAATTGCTACTATTTCTATTAGTTACCTTGCTGAGTATAGAATGGTTTGTTAGAAAATATTTTGGGAAGATTTAA
- a CDS encoding prohibitin family protein: MANNQMDLKFPKGGVFFVVLAVVLLILFSKSTVTIGPGEGGVIFETLGDGINTEKTYGEGFQIVAPWNRMIVRKVRQQSISDEMNVLSVNGLEVKVNGTIWYEPEFANLGKLIKTKGEDYERELLDPAINAAARSVVGRYTPEQLYSSKRDVIEQEILDEVQLVLKDQFLSVKRVLVEDVKLPSTIRIAIETKLKQEQESLEYEFRLAKAKKEAERQKIDAEGKAVANKILSASLTDKILQEKGIDATLELSKSPNSKVIVIGSGKDGLPIILGNQ, encoded by the coding sequence ATGGCAAATAATCAAATGGATTTAAAGTTTCCAAAAGGAGGCGTTTTTTTTGTAGTATTAGCAGTAGTGCTTTTAATATTGTTTTCGAAATCAACAGTAACTATTGGACCAGGTGAAGGTGGAGTTATTTTTGAAACTTTAGGAGATGGTATAAATACCGAGAAGACCTATGGAGAAGGTTTTCAAATAGTAGCTCCTTGGAATAGAATGATTGTAAGAAAAGTGCGTCAGCAGTCAATTTCAGATGAAATGAATGTACTTTCTGTGAATGGTTTAGAAGTAAAGGTAAACGGAACAATATGGTATGAGCCAGAATTTGCTAATTTAGGTAAATTGATAAAAACAAAAGGAGAGGATTATGAACGTGAACTACTAGATCCTGCAATTAATGCTGCAGCAAGAAGTGTAGTAGGTAGGTATACTCCAGAGCAATTATACTCTAGTAAACGAGATGTAATTGAGCAAGAAATTTTAGACGAGGTTCAGTTGGTTTTAAAAGATCAATTTTTATCTGTAAAAAGAGTATTGGTAGAAGATGTAAAACTGCCAAGTACAATTAGAATTGCAATTGAAACGAAGTTAAAACAAGAGCAAGAATCTTTAGAATACGAGTTCCGATTAGCGAAGGCTAAGAAAGAAGCAGAGAGACAAAAAATTGATGCAGAAGGTAAAGCAGTAGCAAACAAAATTTTAAGTGCTTCGTTAACAGATAAAATTTTACAAGAAAAAGGAATTGATGCAACTTTAGAGTTGTCGAAATCTCCTAACAGTAAAGTAATTGTTATCGGTTCTGGAAAAGACGGTTTACCTATTATACTAGGAAATCAATAA
- a CDS encoding carboxypeptidase-like regulatory domain-containing protein, whose product MQKILIILCLLFTVSAFTQIDTLKTKVLKGQIIHAETDKKLSAAHVLNLNSVRGTITNDEGYFELPTKVNDTILVSYLGFSSIKLKVTNDLLKGNELEIALFEKPQEVKEVVIKSTKLIGVLEVDVKMVPKDRFTRIHINGLRQTYEVGNSRKSSYSSPLAAIFQPVDFLYNLFGKKPKQLKKLQKLKDEDNLRKMLAGKFDREVMMEYLEMDRQELSELLSDCKYSEYFIKKASDLQMIEAVLDCYENYKAIKNGKIDRDKIPVKN is encoded by the coding sequence ATGCAAAAAATACTAATAATACTGTGCTTACTATTTACTGTGAGTGCATTTACTCAAATAGATACTTTAAAAACAAAGGTTTTAAAAGGACAAATAATTCACGCTGAAACAGATAAAAAACTAAGTGCTGCTCATGTTTTAAACCTAAATTCTGTAAGAGGAACTATTACTAATGATGAAGGATATTTTGAATTACCAACCAAAGTTAACGATACTATTCTAGTCTCATACCTTGGTTTTTCTTCTATAAAACTAAAAGTTACAAACGACTTGTTAAAAGGTAATGAGTTAGAAATTGCCTTGTTTGAGAAGCCACAAGAAGTAAAAGAAGTGGTAATAAAATCTACCAAATTAATTGGAGTTTTAGAAGTAGATGTAAAAATGGTACCTAAAGACAGATTTACAAGAATTCATATTAATGGACTCAGACAAACGTACGAAGTAGGAAATAGTAGAAAATCTAGTTATTCCTCTCCATTGGCTGCAATTTTTCAACCAGTAGATTTTCTTTATAACCTTTTTGGTAAAAAACCGAAACAATTAAAAAAACTTCAAAAGCTTAAAGATGAAGATAATCTTCGTAAAATGCTCGCAGGAAAATTTGATAGAGAGGTAATGATGGAGTACCTAGAAATGGATAGGCAAGAATTGTCGGAATTATTATCGGATTGTAAGTATTCTGAATACTTTATAAAAAAAGCATCTGACTTACAAATGATAGAAGCTGTTTTAGATTGTTATGAAAACTATAAGGCAATTAAAAACGGAAAAATAGACCGTGATAAAATACCTGTAAAAAATTAA
- a CDS encoding shikimate kinase — protein MKIILLGYMASGKSTIGKQLSKKLDINFLDLDDYICKKENSTIEHIFKTKGEIYFRKIEHQYLKEVLAKKDDFVLSLGGGTPCYANNMSVIKNADATSIYIQVSVSNLVARLLNEKAKRPLVASLNDDLLTEFVAKHLFERRFYYEQATKTIQSDAKKVFELVAEIEKMLH, from the coding sequence ATGAAAATTATTCTTCTAGGCTATATGGCTTCAGGAAAATCTACAATTGGTAAACAACTTTCTAAAAAGCTGGATATTAATTTTTTAGACTTAGATGATTATATCTGTAAAAAAGAAAATAGTACTATAGAGCACATTTTTAAAACCAAAGGAGAAATTTATTTTAGAAAAATTGAACATCAATATTTAAAAGAAGTTTTAGCAAAGAAGGATGATTTCGTGCTTTCTTTAGGAGGTGGAACCCCTTGCTATGCAAATAATATGTCTGTTATAAAAAATGCAGATGCAACTAGTATTTATATTCAGGTTAGCGTTTCAAATTTAGTAGCACGTTTACTAAATGAAAAAGCAAAAAGACCACTAGTTGCAAGTTTAAACGATGATCTGCTTACAGAATTTGTTGCGAAGCACTTATTTGAAAGAAGATTTTATTATGAACAAGCAACAAAAACGATACAATCAGATGCTAAAAAAGTATTTGAATTGGTAGCTGAAATTGAAAAAATGTTACACTAA
- a CDS encoding phosphoribosyltransferase domain-containing protein: MTVTKNVILDTLQINQKVKRIAYEIYENNSNEKVVIIAGIIGNGFVLANKIAAVLKEISTLEVVLCEVNINKKKPLQPITTSLEVTDYKNKPLVLVDDVLNSGTTLIYGIKHFLEVPLKRFKTAVLVNRNHKKYPVKADFKGISLSTSIKEHVQVTFNGAESSAFLV; the protein is encoded by the coding sequence ATGACAGTTACAAAAAACGTTATTTTAGATACTTTACAAATAAATCAAAAAGTAAAAAGAATTGCCTACGAAATCTATGAAAACAATAGCAATGAAAAAGTGGTAATTATAGCAGGTATTATTGGAAACGGTTTTGTGCTAGCCAATAAAATTGCAGCTGTTTTAAAGGAAATTTCTACTTTAGAAGTTGTTTTATGTGAGGTAAATATAAACAAGAAAAAACCGCTACAGCCTATTACAACAAGTTTAGAGGTTACTGATTATAAGAATAAACCATTGGTTTTGGTAGACGATGTTCTAAACTCTGGAACCACCTTAATTTATGGAATTAAACATTTTCTTGAAGTTCCACTTAAGAGATTTAAAACAGCGGTACTTGTTAATAGAAATCATAAAAAATATCCTGTAAAGGCAGATTTTAAAGGAATCTCTTTATCTACCTCTATTAAAGAACACGTACAAGTAACTTTTAACGGTGCTGAAAGTAGTGCTTTTTTAGTGTAA
- a CDS encoding RNA-binding S4 domain-containing protein encodes MRVDKYLWCIRFFKTRSIATNACKKGQVKIDAKNVKPSKEVFVGELIIIRKNQINYQIKVLNLPESRLGAKLVDQYRKDVTPKEAFANTELLKYAKDYYRKKGIGRPTKKDRRDIENYQDESFDNNTDEIL; translated from the coding sequence ATGAGAGTTGACAAATATTTGTGGTGTATTCGATTTTTTAAAACAAGAAGTATTGCAACAAATGCTTGTAAAAAAGGTCAAGTAAAAATAGACGCTAAAAATGTAAAACCCTCGAAAGAGGTTTTTGTAGGAGAGTTAATAATCATTAGAAAAAATCAAATTAACTATCAAATAAAAGTTTTAAATTTACCTGAAAGTAGACTTGGAGCAAAACTTGTAGATCAATACAGAAAGGATGTTACACCAAAAGAAGCCTTTGCAAACACAGAGCTCTTGAAATATGCCAAAGACTATTATCGAAAAAAAGGAATCGGTAGACCCACAAAAAAAGATAGAAGAGATATTGAAAATTATCAAGATGAATCTTTTGATAATAATACAGACGAAATTTTATAA